A window of Sutcliffiella cohnii contains these coding sequences:
- the ytpR gene encoding YtpR family tRNA-binding protein, whose amino-acid sequence MNVFYNKDGIGDTLIIYLKDINIENRIAEVKGNVAKIVDKETNEIAGYNIFQVSSYMNVQSENGVVTLTEELVSNINKVLNETGMEGYLNPDLSPKFVVGYVEGKEKHPNADKLSICQVNVGTEVLQIVCGAPNVDAGQKVVVAKVGAVMPSGLLIKDAELRGVASSGMICSAKELALPNAPQEKGILVLDNQYEVGQAFPA is encoded by the coding sequence ATGAATGTGTTTTATAATAAAGATGGTATTGGAGATACTCTTATCATCTATTTAAAAGATATTAATATAGAAAACCGTATTGCGGAAGTGAAAGGAAACGTTGCAAAAATAGTTGATAAAGAGACGAATGAGATAGCAGGATATAACATATTTCAAGTTTCCTCTTATATGAACGTGCAATCAGAAAATGGCGTTGTAACCTTAACAGAAGAACTAGTTAGTAATATTAATAAAGTTTTAAACGAAACTGGTATGGAAGGATACTTAAACCCTGATTTAAGTCCAAAGTTTGTAGTTGGGTATGTAGAGGGAAAAGAAAAACATCCTAATGCAGATAAATTAAGTATTTGTCAAGTTAATGTCGGTACAGAGGTGCTTCAAATTGTATGTGGCGCACCTAATGTAGATGCTGGACAAAAAGTAGTTGTTGCAAAAGTAGGAGCGGTAATGCCTAGTGGTTTATTAATTAAAGATGCAGAACTTAGAGGAGTTGCTTCGTCTGGAATGATTTGTTCAGCAAAAGAATTAGCATTGCCAAACGCTCCACAAGAAAAGGGAATTTTAGTGTTAGATAATCAGTATGAAGTTGGACAAGCCTTCCCAGCATAG
- a CDS encoding DUF1444 domain-containing protein — translation MTSIQLKNLLEKELAHENWVFTYDREKDSVRVEDKESKKGVTISLPGLIAKYEQNGQNAIMEYVYYVKETLSSMKRQVTLNGQERNIYPVIRSTSFPTKTSDDIPLVYDDHTAETRIYYAIDMGKSYRLIDQKLAERENLQLDSMKEMALFNVRSLPTAVKEDTVAGNSFYFINSNDGYDASRILNDSFLNSMKKNIVGTMTISVPHQDVLIIGDIRNEKGYDILAELTMSFFASGKIPITALSFLYEEGKLEPIFILGKNNKE, via the coding sequence ATGACAAGTATTCAATTAAAAAACTTACTCGAAAAAGAGCTTGCCCACGAAAATTGGGTGTTTACATATGATAGAGAAAAGGATTCTGTGCGAGTAGAAGATAAAGAGAGTAAAAAAGGGGTAACCATTTCCCTACCTGGTCTTATAGCAAAATACGAGCAGAACGGTCAAAACGCGATAATGGAATATGTATATTATGTTAAAGAAACGTTGTCTAGTATGAAACGACAGGTAACGTTAAATGGGCAAGAACGTAATATATATCCTGTTATTCGTTCTACTTCATTTCCTACAAAAACGAGTGATGATATACCATTAGTTTATGACGATCATACAGCGGAAACGAGAATATATTATGCAATTGATATGGGGAAATCATATCGGTTAATTGATCAAAAACTTGCGGAGCGTGAAAATTTACAGTTAGATTCAATGAAAGAAATGGCCCTATTTAATGTACGATCCTTACCTACAGCTGTAAAAGAAGATACCGTTGCAGGCAATAGCTTCTACTTTATAAATTCTAATGATGGCTATGATGCAAGTAGAATTTTAAATGATTCATTTTTAAATAGTATGAAGAAGAATATAGTTGGGACGATGACAATCTCTGTTCCCCATCAAGATGTATTAATTATTGGTGATATTCGTAACGAAAAAGGGTACGATATACTTGCAGAACTAACGATGAGTTTCTTTGCAAGCGGAAAAATACCGATAACAGCTCTATCGTTCTTATACGAAGAAGGCAAGTTAGAACCAATTTTTATATTAGGAAAAAACAATAAAGAATAA
- a CDS encoding S8 family peptidase → MRRKMSVYKVFMLMLCLLLIAPSFMSVSAATTKGVSVAVNDSKEIAAAKISKTLNDQFNKDEKVTFLIKFKEQVDTMAIAKQVENEATVQAVTAAQTKLMKRNVLVSELRSTAISTQADVKAYLEKQEAAGNAKDIQSFFIVNGMAVTATKEVMEKIASFPEVEMITPNEEVQLYPSVEAPAGTTENDKNTPTNDNVEWNIQQVGAPQAWDMGVDGQGAVVAVMDTGVQWNHPALMQQYRGFDPANPNSPTHTYSFFDAVSGQSAAYDDHGHGTHVAGTAVGGEQNGTNQIGVAPGAKWIGVKILNASGSGSQAQILNGAQWLLAPTDANGNPNPAMAPDIVNNSWGGGAGMNEWFRPMVQAWRAADIYPVFAAGNTTLTNPGGPGSVAVPANYPESYAVGATDVNMNLGSFSLQGPSPYGEMKPEVSAPGVNIRSATPGSNYQGGWNGTSMAAPHVAGAVALLKQVNSSLSIDEIAEILENTATPRTNAQYPEAPNNGFGHGIINVHDAVSSIISGLGKIKGQVVRDGEDDEAPTFEHTAPAETYAGMALPLSIDVQDNVSITSVTLQYENAEGEWVDVEATRTSGTYNNATYQAAIPGDEIAVPSVSYKFHVVDFGGNEVTTDTYEVSVQPGISIGYFQDFESDPIGWYSFGDNNSWQWGVPTSGPNGAYSGEKVYATNLAGNYDNRANMTLVMPPVELPEDSEAYLQYKSWHNLETRWDFGHVFVSTDGGETWTQAYRFDDVTNGWVDREVDLSQYAGQTILVGFNVTTDGSVVRVGWYLDDVQLSDEPLADGETAIAITKEDNNVAAKDEKVDPDKIVPAGSLVDFKEVNDSAVNTSGLPLNAQVTVVESNRSVNTNPANGQYELLHAAGEFTVKAEAYGYYPAEQSVNIPADGEATANFVLDEIPQGTVTGVVTNSATGNPVADATLLLVEDAAIAPVETDENGAFTISAYEGEYTLRVMAPSFYSEDVTITVEGNSSTEQNISLRPFIGYPGEIGYDDGTAENARAFYDAGNGWAVKMSLPEGHSQALVTGGLFRFWDTSWPTPGGTDFQVAVYDATGPDGSPGNRLAGPISATALRTGEWTNVDLSEHGIIVNQDFYMVYIQSHPNPNAPGLGTDEDGPNAGRSWQLVGGAWSPSPEAEGNYMIRATVNFEVTPPTVTSPVDGTFTNQEVVTVEGSAAPTTTVHVLNNGEEVAEVATSDQGTFNVDIELQQGVNVLTTKASTANGTTEESEPITVVLDQEAPELAITSPENNSKTNRETVTVTGTVSDENLDFVKVNGRDVAVNDGQYSQRVMLENGENIITVVAQDKAGNSTEASVVVDAKYTAPAITNLAPTDDVYLRAGESVKIEFNSDPGLDATFTIRMPLTNTNADLYNQELYNAMELPLREVSPGYYVGYWTATSSVQAFGAEIEVKVQDDYSNVTRQIAEGKLFINVSNGGDDRPGNPNPGRPDNPGKGKGRN, encoded by the coding sequence ATGCGCCGAAAAATGAGCGTATATAAAGTATTTATGTTAATGCTTTGTTTGTTGTTAATCGCACCAAGTTTTATGTCAGTAAGTGCAGCTACAACAAAAGGCGTTAGCGTCGCAGTTAATGATTCAAAAGAAATTGCTGCTGCAAAAATTAGTAAAACGTTAAATGATCAATTTAACAAAGATGAAAAAGTAACATTTCTAATAAAGTTTAAAGAGCAAGTTGACACAATGGCAATTGCTAAACAAGTAGAAAATGAAGCTACTGTTCAAGCAGTAACAGCAGCGCAAACAAAACTTATGAAAAGAAATGTGTTAGTTTCTGAGCTTCGTTCGACTGCTATTTCTACTCAAGCTGACGTGAAAGCTTATTTAGAGAAACAAGAAGCAGCTGGAAATGCTAAAGATATTCAATCCTTCTTCATTGTAAATGGAATGGCAGTAACTGCTACGAAAGAAGTTATGGAGAAAATCGCTTCTTTCCCAGAAGTAGAAATGATTACGCCAAACGAAGAAGTACAATTATATCCATCTGTAGAGGCACCTGCTGGTACTACAGAAAATGACAAAAATACTCCTACAAACGACAACGTTGAATGGAATATTCAACAAGTTGGAGCTCCACAAGCTTGGGATATGGGTGTGGATGGCCAAGGTGCTGTAGTTGCCGTTATGGATACCGGGGTACAGTGGAATCACCCAGCATTAATGCAGCAATACCGAGGCTTTGACCCAGCAAATCCTAATAGCCCTACTCATACTTACAGCTTCTTTGATGCAGTTTCTGGTCAATCAGCAGCATACGATGACCATGGGCATGGTACGCATGTTGCTGGAACAGCAGTAGGTGGGGAGCAAAATGGTACAAACCAAATTGGTGTCGCTCCTGGAGCAAAATGGATTGGTGTTAAAATCCTAAACGCTTCTGGTAGTGGTTCTCAAGCCCAAATTTTAAATGGTGCTCAATGGTTACTAGCACCAACTGATGCGAATGGAAATCCAAACCCAGCGATGGCTCCTGATATCGTTAACAACTCATGGGGCGGCGGAGCAGGAATGAACGAATGGTTCCGTCCAATGGTTCAAGCATGGAGAGCTGCAGATATTTATCCTGTGTTCGCAGCTGGTAATACAACGTTAACAAACCCAGGTGGTCCTGGATCTGTGGCAGTTCCAGCTAACTATCCTGAAAGTTACGCAGTTGGTGCAACTGACGTGAACATGAACTTAGGTAGTTTCTCTTTACAAGGACCTTCTCCATATGGGGAAATGAAACCAGAAGTATCTGCTCCTGGTGTGAACATTCGTTCCGCTACTCCAGGTAGTAATTATCAAGGCGGTTGGAACGGTACATCCATGGCTGCTCCACACGTTGCCGGTGCAGTTGCTTTATTAAAGCAAGTGAATTCATCGTTATCGATTGATGAAATTGCGGAAATATTAGAAAATACTGCAACACCAAGAACGAACGCTCAATATCCAGAAGCACCTAATAACGGTTTCGGTCACGGTATCATTAATGTGCACGATGCTGTGTCTTCTATTATTTCTGGGTTAGGGAAAATTAAAGGCCAAGTAGTTCGTGATGGTGAAGATGATGAAGCACCTACATTTGAACATACTGCACCTGCTGAAACATATGCAGGAATGGCACTACCATTAAGCATTGACGTTCAAGATAATGTAAGTATAACATCTGTAACACTTCAATATGAAAATGCTGAAGGTGAATGGGTAGACGTTGAAGCTACTCGTACTTCTGGCACATACAACAATGCAACGTATCAAGCAGCTATTCCAGGCGATGAAATTGCTGTTCCATCTGTTTCCTATAAGTTCCACGTTGTTGACTTTGGAGGAAATGAAGTTACAACTGATACGTATGAAGTAAGCGTTCAGCCTGGTATTTCTATCGGTTATTTCCAAGACTTTGAATCAGATCCAATTGGCTGGTACTCTTTTGGTGACAATAATAGCTGGCAATGGGGTGTTCCAACAAGTGGTCCAAATGGAGCGTATTCTGGTGAAAAAGTATATGCGACAAACCTAGCTGGAAACTATGACAACCGAGCAAATATGACTCTTGTTATGCCTCCAGTTGAATTACCTGAAGATAGCGAAGCTTATTTACAATATAAGAGCTGGCATAACCTTGAAACTCGTTGGGATTTCGGTCACGTATTCGTTTCTACTGACGGAGGAGAAACGTGGACACAAGCTTATCGCTTTGATGACGTAACAAATGGCTGGGTAGATCGTGAAGTTGACTTATCTCAGTACGCTGGTCAAACGATTTTAGTTGGCTTTAACGTTACAACTGATGGTAGCGTTGTTCGCGTCGGATGGTATTTAGATGATGTTCAATTATCTGATGAACCTTTAGCAGATGGAGAAACTGCTATTGCAATTACGAAAGAAGATAACAATGTAGCAGCTAAAGATGAAAAAGTTGACCCTGATAAGATTGTACCTGCAGGTTCTCTTGTAGACTTTAAGGAAGTGAATGATAGTGCAGTTAACACTTCTGGGTTACCTTTAAATGCTCAAGTAACAGTAGTAGAATCTAACCGTTCTGTTAATACGAATCCAGCAAACGGACAATATGAATTACTTCATGCAGCGGGTGAATTCACAGTGAAGGCTGAAGCATATGGCTATTATCCAGCTGAACAATCTGTTAACATTCCAGCTGACGGTGAAGCAACTGCAAACTTTGTATTAGATGAAATTCCACAAGGAACAGTTACTGGAGTAGTAACGAATAGTGCAACTGGAAATCCAGTAGCAGATGCAACATTATTACTTGTTGAAGATGCTGCTATCGCTCCTGTTGAAACAGATGAGAATGGAGCATTCACAATTTCAGCATATGAGGGCGAGTATACATTAAGAGTAATGGCTCCTTCCTTCTATAGTGAAGACGTTACGATCACAGTTGAAGGAAACAGCTCTACTGAACAAAACATTAGTTTACGACCGTTCATTGGATATCCAGGAGAAATTGGATACGATGATGGAACAGCTGAAAATGCACGTGCATTTTACGATGCTGGAAACGGATGGGCTGTGAAAATGTCTTTACCTGAAGGACATAGTCAAGCATTAGTAACTGGAGGCTTATTCCGCTTCTGGGATACTAGCTGGCCAACTCCGGGTGGAACTGACTTCCAAGTAGCAGTATATGATGCAACTGGTCCAGACGGGTCCCCTGGTAATAGATTAGCTGGTCCTATCTCAGCTACCGCTTTACGTACGGGTGAATGGACAAATGTTGACCTATCAGAACACGGTATTATCGTAAATCAAGATTTCTATATGGTTTACATTCAATCACATCCAAATCCAAATGCACCTGGTTTAGGAACAGATGAAGATGGCCCTAACGCAGGTCGTAGTTGGCAATTAGTTGGCGGTGCATGGTCTCCTTCACCTGAAGCAGAAGGAAACTATATGATTCGTGCAACTGTTAATTTTGAAGTAACACCTCCAACAGTAACTTCACCTGTTGATGGTACATTTACTAATCAAGAAGTTGTTACAGTAGAAGGATCAGCAGCTCCTACTACAACAGTACATGTATTAAACAATGGTGAAGAAGTTGCAGAGGTTGCTACATCAGATCAAGGTACATTTAATGTAGATATTGAACTACAACAAGGAGTAAACGTATTAACAACAAAAGCATCTACAGCAAATGGTACTACGGAAGAATCTGAACCAATTACGGTTGTATTAGATCAAGAAGCGCCAGAGTTAGCAATTACTAGCCCTGAAAACAATTCTAAAACTAACCGTGAAACAGTTACCGTTACTGGTACTGTATCAGATGAAAACCTTGATTTTGTAAAAGTAAACGGTAGAGACGTAGCAGTAAACGACGGTCAATATTCTCAAAGAGTGATGCTTGAGAATGGGGAAAACATTATTACGGTTGTAGCACAAGATAAAGCAGGTAATAGTACGGAAGCATCTGTTGTTGTAGATGCAAAATATACTGCTCCTGCAATTACAAACTTAGCTCCAACTGATGATGTTTATTTAAGAGCAGGAGAGTCTGTAAAAATTGAGTTTAATAGTGACCCTGGATTAGATGCAACATTTACAATCCGTATGCCACTGACAAACACAAATGCAGACCTTTATAACCAAGAATTATACAATGCGATGGAGTTACCTCTTCGAGAAGTTTCTCCTGGATATTATGTAGGCTATTGGACTGCTACTTCAAGCGTTCAAGCATTTGGTGCAGAAATTGAAGTAAAAGTACAAGATGATTACTCAAATGTTACTCGTCAAATCGCAGAAGGAAAATTATTCATTAACGTTAGCAATGGTGGCGATGATAGACCTGGCAACCCTAATCCAGGTAGACCAGATAACCCTGGTAAAGGTAAAGGAAGAAATTAA
- a CDS encoding thioredoxin family protein — translation MEKLQSVEQFSALRENEDVVFMFSASWCPDCVFVEPFLPEIMEKFNIYTFIYVDRDEYIDLCVEQNIFGIPSFLVFKNGEEAGRFVSKDRKTKEEIESFLTSLV, via the coding sequence ATGGAAAAATTACAATCAGTAGAACAGTTTAGTGCTTTGCGAGAAAATGAAGATGTTGTATTCATGTTTTCTGCAAGTTGGTGTCCAGATTGCGTATTTGTAGAACCGTTTTTACCAGAAATAATGGAGAAGTTCAACATTTATACTTTTATTTACGTTGATAGAGATGAGTACATCGATCTTTGCGTAGAACAAAATATTTTTGGTATACCGAGTTTTCTCGTCTTTAAGAATGGGGAAGAGGCAGGTAGGTTTGTAAGTAAAGACCGTAAAACTAAGGAAGAAATAGAAAGTTTTCTAACTTCATTAGTATAA
- a CDS encoding PTS transporter subunit IIC, whose protein sequence is MKQFFQKKGVTLSIKVYLIDGLSYMALGLFSSLIIGLIIKTVGEQIQTLLPTVSTYLIDMGALAMGLMGPAIGVAVAYGLKAPPLVIFSALIAGAAGAPLGGPAGSFIAALIATEVGKLVSKETKVDILVTPFVTIASGFLIAAFVGPPISGGLHYFGSVIIWATEQQPIIMGIIVAVLMGWALTAPISAAAIAIMLQLDGIAAGAATIGCAAQMVGFAVSSYRENKTSGLLALGIGTSMLQVANIVKKPIIILPPTIAAVIVAPFATTIFQMTNVPEGAGMGTSGFVGQIMTFTSMGFSAVVFLKVVILHIVAPAVISLLLSEWMRKKGYIQLGDMKINTGGE, encoded by the coding sequence ATGAAGCAATTTTTTCAAAAAAAAGGGGTAACCCTATCAATTAAAGTATATTTAATTGACGGTTTGTCTTATATGGCGCTAGGTTTATTCTCTAGTTTAATTATAGGATTAATTATTAAAACTGTCGGTGAACAGATTCAAACATTACTTCCAACAGTAAGTACATATTTAATTGATATGGGAGCACTTGCGATGGGATTAATGGGACCTGCAATTGGGGTTGCTGTAGCTTACGGATTAAAAGCTCCACCGTTAGTTATTTTCTCTGCACTAATAGCTGGTGCTGCTGGTGCGCCATTAGGAGGTCCAGCTGGTAGTTTCATTGCTGCACTTATTGCTACAGAAGTTGGGAAACTTGTATCAAAAGAAACGAAAGTAGATATTTTAGTTACACCGTTTGTAACCATTGCTTCTGGTTTTTTAATAGCCGCTTTTGTAGGTCCACCAATTAGTGGGGGATTGCATTACTTCGGTAGCGTTATTATTTGGGCAACAGAACAACAGCCAATTATTATGGGGATTATCGTTGCAGTATTAATGGGATGGGCATTAACTGCTCCTATTTCAGCTGCAGCTATTGCTATAATGCTCCAGCTTGATGGAATAGCCGCCGGTGCAGCAACGATTGGCTGCGCAGCTCAAATGGTAGGATTTGCAGTTAGTAGCTATAGAGAAAATAAAACGTCCGGTTTACTTGCGTTAGGAATCGGTACTTCTATGCTTCAAGTAGCTAATATTGTAAAAAAACCAATTATTATATTGCCACCAACAATAGCAGCTGTAATCGTTGCCCCATTTGCGACTACCATTTTTCAAATGACAAATGTACCTGAAGGGGCAGGGATGGGGACTAGTGGTTTCGTTGGACAAATTATGACGTTTACTTCGATGGGCTTTTCTGCCGTCGTGTTTTTAAAAGTTGTTATACTTCACATCGTTGCACCAGCTGTGATAAGTTTACTATTGTCAGAATGGATGAGGAAAAAAGGCTATATACAACTTGGTGATATGAAGATTAATACAGGGGGAGAATAA
- a CDS encoding methyl-accepting chemotaxis protein, giving the protein MKTIRGRVTFILLTSIIGFAIVLLCNFLFYFVQSNAKQQETELLEAVNGSKEIKFLFADTRRSEQEFLRQPSEGLGNTIKLNIEEIVNMSNSLSEQFSDYSSLVEHFTSIEQSVTTYLEEFTQLESLYKEIGFDAYIGLRGEIHSTARNLTVNVSNNQELESTLLNIRLNEQQYLTTRQENAYRDFKSAAENLQSLLSENIAEGEEQSPAHNYLNLYVESMDQIYRNYTQSVGLIRNFGELSSTVENNVQEVENGVSTIQRDLQSDLDSRNQLIMTFSIIISIVILLFLSITGFFLNRNIRNSIQSLKDGAAKIGNGNFAYRVPITTKDEMADLAATFNKMAETMQSSLLKIMSASDNLHSASQNLAAISEETTAQSTEVNEAIKHVATGSSEQASHIEEGNTILINVKAAIDRTRLLSQEIKQKADQAQLTGEEGLTIVEELQSSSEQFLSLANLLTERIQQTSKQSQQINSIVGTIQEIAENTDLLALNATIESARAGDAGRGFAVVAQEVRKLAERSKEEAMNIKKLVSTISKQMDTLTEEAEQLSEYRNYQRKSVADTKNSFVNITSNVGEIHAKVSSVQIAVDEVNESNNSLAEKLTEVQYISEQAAATSEEVSASSEHQIAAIEQVNEAAISLSDIATELQDEVNQFIVEEHAHNELEEELSEDEEHVEEELDAGKENTDETHNEQFNEPKK; this is encoded by the coding sequence ATGAAAACTATTAGAGGAAGAGTTACATTTATTTTACTTACATCAATCATCGGATTTGCAATCGTACTATTATGCAACTTTTTATTTTATTTCGTTCAGAGTAATGCTAAGCAACAAGAGACAGAACTTCTAGAAGCTGTAAATGGAAGTAAAGAGATTAAATTTCTATTTGCTGATACTAGAAGAAGCGAACAAGAATTTTTGCGTCAACCTAGTGAAGGATTAGGCAATACTATAAAATTAAATATTGAAGAAATAGTAAACATGTCTAATTCATTATCGGAACAATTTTCTGATTACTCTTCGCTTGTGGAACACTTTACTAGTATTGAACAATCAGTAACTACTTATTTAGAAGAATTTACTCAGCTAGAAAGTTTATACAAGGAAATTGGATTTGATGCTTATATTGGACTCCGTGGAGAAATTCATAGCACAGCCCGGAATTTAACAGTGAATGTTTCTAACAATCAAGAATTAGAATCCACTCTTTTAAATATTCGTCTTAATGAGCAGCAATATTTAACAACGAGACAAGAAAATGCATACCGTGATTTCAAAAGTGCAGCGGAAAACCTACAATCTCTTCTTTCTGAAAATATAGCAGAGGGTGAAGAACAATCTCCGGCACATAACTATTTAAATTTATACGTCGAATCTATGGATCAAATTTATCGGAATTATACACAATCAGTTGGGTTGATCCGTAATTTCGGAGAATTAAGCTCAACAGTTGAAAATAATGTACAAGAAGTTGAAAATGGCGTCTCTACTATTCAAAGAGATTTACAGTCAGACCTTGATAGTAGGAACCAACTTATTATGACTTTCTCCATTATTATTAGTATCGTGATTCTTCTTTTCTTAAGCATTACTGGCTTTTTCTTAAATCGTAATATTAGAAATTCTATTCAATCGCTAAAAGATGGAGCAGCAAAAATAGGTAATGGTAATTTTGCATATCGAGTTCCCATTACGACAAAAGATGAAATGGCCGATTTAGCAGCAACTTTTAATAAAATGGCAGAAACGATGCAAAGTTCTTTACTGAAGATTATGTCTGCTTCCGATAATTTACATTCCGCTTCTCAAAATCTAGCAGCGATTTCTGAAGAAACGACAGCTCAATCAACGGAAGTAAATGAAGCAATTAAACACGTCGCAACCGGCTCTAGTGAACAAGCTAGTCACATAGAGGAAGGAAATACGATATTAATTAATGTAAAAGCAGCAATTGATCGTACTAGACTACTTAGTCAAGAGATAAAGCAAAAAGCAGATCAAGCGCAACTTACTGGTGAAGAAGGACTTACAATTGTCGAGGAATTACAATCATCGTCTGAACAATTCTTATCGTTAGCCAATTTATTAACAGAAAGAATTCAACAAACTTCAAAGCAATCACAACAAATTAATTCTATTGTAGGAACTATTCAAGAGATTGCAGAAAACACAGATTTACTAGCTTTAAATGCAACGATTGAATCTGCAAGAGCAGGTGATGCTGGAAGAGGTTTTGCGGTAGTAGCCCAGGAAGTTAGAAAACTTGCGGAACGTTCAAAAGAAGAAGCAATGAATATAAAAAAATTAGTCTCCACCATTAGTAAACAGATGGATACTTTGACGGAAGAAGCCGAACAATTAAGTGAATATAGAAACTACCAACGAAAGTCTGTAGCAGATACAAAAAACTCATTTGTAAACATTACTAGTAACGTAGGAGAAATACATGCAAAAGTAAGTTCTGTACAAATTGCTGTTGATGAAGTAAATGAATCAAATAATTCTTTAGCTGAAAAGTTAACGGAAGTTCAATACATTTCCGAACAGGCTGCTGCTACATCTGAAGAAGTTAGTGCATCTAGTGAACATCAAATAGCGGCTATTGAACAAGTAAATGAAGCAGCTATTTCGTTATCCGATATAGCAACAGAACTTCAAGACGAAGTAAATCAATTCATTGTGGAAGAGCATGCACATAATGAATTGGAAGAAGAGCTTAGTGAAGATGAGGAACATGTAGAGGAAGAATTAGACGCAGGGAAAGAAAATACGGATGAAACACATAATGAACAGTTCAATGAACCAAAAAAATAA